A genomic window from Microbacterium sp. ET2 includes:
- the hrpA gene encoding ATP-dependent RNA helicase HrpA produces the protein MPTTVPVITYPPELPVSAARDEIAAAIRDHQVVIVAGATGSGKTTQLPKICLELGRERIAHTQPRRIAARSIAERIAEELEVPLGGTVGYKVRFTDQVSDDTRVALMTDGILLNEIHRDRLLRRYDTIIVDEAHERSLNVDFLIGYLTRILPKRPDLKVIITSATIDPQSFAAHFADRSGTPAPIIEVSGRTYPVEIRYHPQTEAADDDIDGLLAALRELDREPAGDVLVFLPGEAEIRDAMDAVRGMYAKDASPTEVLPLYGRLTSAEQHRVFERSTTPGLRRRVILATNVAETSLTVPGIRYVVDTGTARISRYSNRSKIQRLPIEPVSQASAQQRAGRAGRTAPGIAIRLYGEDDFTARPEFTEPEILRTSLAAVLLQMLSLGFGDVASFPFLTRPDSRGVKAALDLLTELGAVQAGERGPRLTEIGRRIARLPIDPRFARMLIEAERTKALGPVLAIVAGLSIQDVRERPEERREEADRLHARFTDPTSDFLTLLNLWNHLREQQSELGSSAFRRLCRSEHLNYVRVREWFDVHRQLSALLGARRADAAATADPDDVHRAILSGLLSQIGVLDERNRDPKRPAQGRAEYRGARGTRFAMFPGSGLRKRRPAAVMAAELVETSRLFARTVAEIDPAWAEALAGDLAHRSVSEPHWSKSAGAASAYEKITLFGVEIIPRRRVQLARFDRPLARELFLRHALVEGDVDLSHLDKRLSAFERRNTDLRRRLEKLEERERRRDILAGDEAVYAFYDARLPVDVFDVRSFERWWKDTSARTPRLLDMTEADLLDDATRADERDFPTRWRQGDQVLSLAYRFEPGAPDDGVTVVIPLPLLAQLRPDGFDWQVPGLRPELIAALIRSLPKAIRRHVVPAADWAARLGDELDGQGPESTDGLPAATLTAGLARLIQRAASQPVTTSDFDLERIPGHLLMSFRAVDERGRALGSDRDLAALQDRLRGRARSSVARTLERPTDRVAAATAPGGPTLAERAGITTWDLGDLPAVVDTRVAGGVVRGYPALIDERDSVTLRIESTPDAAAAALRAGVRRLLLLAVPSPATYVLEHLTAPEKLALAASPYPSARALIEDARSALADAVLDRVAGAEPVRTAAVFDRARAEFSRANVDELFALVSLAAKILTASRDVERAVREGTSMALLGALGDIKAQLASLIFPGFLSRTGTARLIHLPRYLRAAAERARALVDNPGRDRQRMTEFERAAAVFAEAGGSTPLPAGAPPALVRARWLLEEYRVSLFAQPLGTAEPVSLQRIQKALRE, from the coding sequence ATGCCCACGACCGTCCCGGTGATCACCTACCCCCCCGAGCTGCCCGTCAGCGCGGCCCGGGATGAGATCGCCGCCGCCATCCGCGACCACCAGGTCGTGATCGTCGCGGGGGCGACCGGGTCGGGCAAGACCACGCAGCTGCCGAAGATCTGCCTCGAGCTCGGACGGGAGCGCATCGCGCACACCCAGCCCCGCCGCATCGCGGCGCGCTCGATCGCCGAGCGCATCGCGGAAGAGCTCGAGGTGCCGCTCGGCGGCACCGTCGGGTACAAGGTCCGCTTCACCGACCAGGTCTCCGACGACACCCGCGTCGCGCTCATGACCGACGGGATCCTCCTCAACGAGATCCACCGCGACCGGCTGCTGCGCCGATACGACACGATCATCGTCGACGAGGCGCACGAGCGGTCTCTGAACGTCGACTTCCTGATCGGCTACCTCACCCGCATCCTCCCCAAGCGTCCCGACCTCAAGGTCATCATCACCTCGGCGACGATCGACCCGCAGAGCTTCGCGGCCCACTTCGCCGACCGGTCGGGCACCCCGGCGCCGATCATCGAGGTCTCGGGTCGCACCTATCCGGTCGAGATCCGCTACCACCCGCAGACCGAGGCGGCCGACGACGACATCGACGGACTGCTCGCGGCACTGCGCGAACTCGATCGCGAGCCGGCCGGCGACGTCCTCGTATTCCTGCCCGGCGAGGCAGAGATCCGCGACGCCATGGATGCCGTTCGCGGCATGTACGCCAAGGACGCCTCGCCGACCGAGGTCCTCCCCCTCTACGGCCGGCTCACCTCGGCCGAGCAGCATCGGGTGTTCGAGCGATCCACGACCCCGGGGCTCCGTCGCCGCGTCATCCTCGCCACCAACGTCGCCGAGACCAGCCTCACCGTGCCCGGCATCCGATACGTCGTCGACACCGGCACGGCCCGTATCTCGCGGTACAGCAACCGCAGCAAGATCCAGCGGCTGCCCATCGAGCCGGTGTCGCAGGCATCGGCACAGCAGCGCGCCGGCCGCGCGGGTCGCACCGCGCCGGGCATCGCGATCCGCCTCTACGGCGAAGATGATTTCACCGCGCGTCCGGAGTTCACCGAGCCCGAGATCCTCCGCACGAGCCTCGCCGCGGTGCTTCTGCAGATGCTCAGCCTCGGCTTCGGCGATGTGGCGTCCTTCCCGTTCCTGACCCGCCCCGATTCGCGCGGCGTCAAGGCCGCGCTCGACCTCCTCACCGAGCTCGGGGCGGTGCAGGCCGGCGAGCGAGGTCCGCGCCTCACCGAAATCGGACGGCGGATCGCCCGGCTCCCCATCGACCCGCGCTTCGCGCGCATGCTGATCGAGGCCGAGCGCACGAAGGCCCTGGGACCGGTGCTGGCGATCGTCGCGGGCCTGTCCATTCAGGACGTTCGCGAGCGGCCCGAGGAGCGTCGCGAGGAGGCCGACCGCCTGCATGCCCGGTTCACCGATCCGACCAGCGACTTCCTGACACTGCTGAATCTGTGGAATCACCTCCGCGAGCAGCAGTCCGAGCTCGGCTCGAGCGCGTTCCGGCGCCTGTGCCGCAGCGAGCATCTGAACTACGTCCGGGTTCGGGAATGGTTCGACGTCCACCGGCAGCTGAGTGCGCTGCTGGGCGCGAGAAGAGCGGATGCCGCAGCCACCGCCGATCCCGATGACGTCCACCGCGCGATCCTTTCGGGCCTCCTCTCGCAGATCGGCGTCCTCGACGAGCGGAACCGTGATCCCAAGCGCCCCGCGCAGGGGCGTGCGGAGTACCGCGGCGCGCGGGGCACCCGCTTCGCGATGTTCCCCGGCTCGGGGCTGCGCAAGCGGCGTCCGGCGGCGGTCATGGCCGCCGAACTCGTCGAGACCTCGCGCCTGTTCGCCCGCACCGTGGCCGAGATCGACCCGGCCTGGGCGGAGGCCCTCGCCGGCGATCTCGCCCACCGCAGCGTCAGCGAACCCCACTGGTCCAAGAGCGCCGGCGCGGCGTCGGCGTACGAGAAGATCACGCTGTTCGGAGTGGAGATCATCCCGCGGCGTCGCGTGCAGCTCGCCCGATTCGACCGCCCGCTCGCCCGCGAGCTGTTCCTCCGCCATGCGCTCGTCGAGGGCGATGTCGATCTGTCGCACCTCGACAAGAGGCTGAGCGCGTTCGAGCGGCGCAACACCGACCTTCGACGACGACTGGAGAAGCTCGAGGAACGCGAGCGCCGACGCGACATCCTCGCCGGCGACGAGGCCGTGTACGCGTTCTACGATGCGCGCCTCCCCGTCGACGTCTTCGACGTGCGCTCCTTCGAGCGCTGGTGGAAGGACACCTCGGCCCGCACACCGCGCCTTCTGGACATGACCGAGGCCGACCTCCTCGACGACGCCACGCGGGCCGACGAGCGAGACTTCCCCACGCGGTGGCGGCAGGGTGACCAGGTGCTCTCCCTCGCCTACCGGTTCGAACCCGGCGCTCCCGATGACGGCGTCACCGTCGTCATCCCCCTGCCTCTTCTGGCACAGCTGCGACCCGACGGCTTCGACTGGCAGGTCCCGGGCCTTCGCCCCGAGCTCATCGCCGCACTCATCCGCTCCCTCCCCAAGGCCATCCGCCGTCACGTGGTCCCCGCTGCCGACTGGGCGGCGCGCCTCGGCGACGAGCTCGACGGTCAGGGCCCGGAATCCACCGATGGGCTGCCGGCGGCGACCCTCACCGCCGGACTCGCCCGCCTGATCCAGCGCGCGGCGAGCCAGCCCGTCACGACGTCGGACTTCGACCTCGAGCGCATCCCCGGGCACCTCCTCATGTCGTTCCGCGCGGTCGACGAGCGCGGACGGGCACTCGGCAGCGACCGCGACCTCGCCGCCCTCCAGGACCGCCTCCGGGGGCGCGCCCGCTCGTCGGTCGCCCGGACCCTCGAGCGTCCGACCGATCGGGTGGCCGCGGCGACGGCACCGGGGGGCCCCACCCTGGCGGAACGCGCCGGCATCACCACGTGGGACCTCGGCGATCTCCCCGCCGTCGTCGACACGCGCGTCGCGGGCGGGGTCGTGCGCGGCTACCCCGCCCTGATCGACGAACGCGACAGCGTGACGCTGCGGATCGAGTCGACCCCGGATGCGGCGGCCGCGGCGCTGCGCGCGGGCGTGCGCCGTCTGCTGCTGCTCGCGGTGCCCTCGCCTGCGACGTACGTCCTGGAGCACCTCACCGCGCCGGAGAAGCTCGCGCTCGCGGCGAGCCCCTACCCCTCGGCGCGCGCACTGATCGAGGATGCGCGCTCCGCCCTGGCCGACGCGGTCCTCGATCGAGTGGCGGGCGCAGAGCCGGTGCGGACGGCCGCGGTCTTCGACCGCGCCCGCGCAGAGTTCTCCCGGGCGAACGTCGATGAGCTGTTCGCCCTCGTCTCGTTGGCGGCGAAGATCCTCACCGCGTCCCGCGACGTGGAGCGGGCGGTACGCGAGGGGACGTCGATGGCCCTCCTCGGAGCGCTCGGCGACATCAAGGCGCAGCTCGCGAGCCTCATCTTCCCGGGATTCCTCTCCCGCACGGGCACGGCGCGGCTGATCCACCTCCCCCGCTACCTCCGCGCCGCCGCCGAGCGGGCGCGGGCACTCGTCGACAACCCCGGCCGAGACCGACAGCGCATGACGGAGTTCGAACGGGCTGCCGCGGTGTTCGCCGAGGCGGGCGGGAGCACCCCGCTTCCCGCGGGAGCGCCGCCCGCCCTCGTGCGCGCACGGTGGCTGCTGGAGGAGTATCGCGTGAGCCTGTTCGCCCAGCCTCTGGGTACGGCCGAGCCGGTCTCGCTGCAGCGGATCCAGAAGGCGCTGCGGGAATAG
- a CDS encoding quinone oxidoreductase family protein, translated as MAQAIVYSSFGGPEVLTLTDVRHPVAGAGEVVVRMEAVGVNPIDHKLRSGRRPSPPIEEPRRIGADGAGVIAAVGPDVDGFREGDPVVVFGATGAYATDIAVPVRSVQPRPASVTAAEGAALGIPVATSYQALRSLGVRDGDTLLVHAGSGAVGQAAIQLATLWGARVIATSSPERFDRVHDLGAEPVAYGDGLADRVRAAAPHGISVALDAAGTDEAIETSLALAPAARIATLVRGRDAAGYGIRAFSGGAPTPLTAQQLTWRAEAIPVALSLLAAGAFSVELGPSFPLGDAAAAHRAVEQGAAGKVILLP; from the coding sequence ATGGCTCAGGCGATCGTCTACTCCTCGTTCGGTGGTCCCGAGGTCCTCACTCTCACCGATGTCCGCCACCCCGTCGCGGGGGCGGGCGAGGTCGTGGTGCGGATGGAGGCGGTGGGGGTCAATCCGATCGACCACAAACTTCGCTCGGGCCGTCGCCCCTCGCCGCCGATCGAGGAGCCCCGACGCATCGGGGCTGACGGGGCGGGAGTGATCGCTGCCGTGGGCCCCGACGTGGATGGTTTCCGCGAGGGCGACCCCGTCGTGGTGTTCGGCGCGACGGGTGCCTATGCCACCGACATCGCCGTCCCCGTCCGGTCGGTGCAGCCCCGGCCGGCATCCGTGACGGCCGCCGAGGGGGCAGCCCTCGGGATCCCGGTGGCGACGTCGTATCAGGCGCTGCGGTCGCTCGGCGTCCGCGACGGCGACACCCTCCTCGTCCACGCCGGATCCGGCGCCGTCGGCCAAGCGGCCATCCAGCTCGCGACCCTCTGGGGCGCGCGGGTCATCGCCACCTCCTCGCCGGAGCGCTTCGATCGCGTCCACGATCTCGGGGCTGAGCCCGTCGCCTACGGCGATGGCCTCGCCGACCGGGTTCGCGCGGCCGCACCCCACGGCATCTCGGTCGCCCTCGACGCGGCGGGCACCGACGAGGCGATCGAGACGTCGCTCGCCCTCGCCCCCGCTGCGCGGATCGCGACACTCGTCCGCGGTCGCGATGCGGCCGGCTACGGCATCCGGGCATTCTCCGGCGGCGCGCCCACCCCGCTCACCGCGCAGCAGCTGACATGGCGCGCCGAGGCGATACCGGTGGCGCTCTCGCTCCTGGCCGCCGGAGCCTTCTCGGTCGAACTCGGACCCTCCTTCCCGCTCGGCGACGCCGCTGCCGCCCACCGCGCCGTCGAGCAGGGCGCCGCGGGCAAAGTCATCCTGCTTCCGTGA
- a CDS encoding Gfo/Idh/MocA family protein, which translates to MTGLRWGILATGGIAHAFATDLRTAERDIVAVGSRREEASRSFAAEFGIPHAHASYEALVADPDVDILYIATPHPFHAENAILALEHGKHVLVEKPFTLNAPEAASIRDAARANGLLAMEAMWTRYLPHMIRIREILAAGTLGEIRAVFADHTQKITADPSHRLNALDLGGGALLDLGIYPISFFWDILGAPSSVAARARLAATGADADVATIFTHASGAISTSITSSRSAGPNTAHIIGTEARIDIDRTWYAPTSFRVIAPDGTVIEDYVSDIAGRGMQFQALAAEEIVARGETDSPLLGIDETVAIMATLDEIRTQIGVRYPGEK; encoded by the coding sequence ATGACTGGACTTCGCTGGGGCATCCTCGCCACGGGAGGCATCGCGCATGCCTTCGCCACCGATCTGCGCACCGCTGAGCGGGACATCGTCGCCGTCGGCTCGCGACGGGAGGAGGCCTCGCGGTCGTTCGCCGCCGAGTTCGGCATTCCTCACGCGCACGCCTCCTACGAAGCGCTCGTCGCCGACCCCGACGTCGACATCCTCTACATCGCCACCCCCCACCCCTTCCACGCCGAGAACGCGATCCTCGCGCTCGAGCACGGCAAACACGTGCTCGTCGAGAAGCCCTTCACCCTGAACGCGCCCGAGGCCGCGTCGATCCGAGACGCCGCCCGCGCGAACGGGCTCCTGGCGATGGAGGCGATGTGGACGCGGTACCTCCCCCACATGATCCGCATCCGCGAGATCCTCGCCGCCGGCACCCTGGGCGAGATCCGCGCCGTCTTCGCCGACCACACCCAGAAGATCACCGCCGATCCCTCGCACCGACTCAACGCGCTCGACCTGGGCGGCGGCGCGCTGCTTGACCTCGGGATCTATCCGATCTCGTTCTTCTGGGACATCCTCGGCGCGCCGTCGTCGGTCGCCGCACGCGCCCGGCTGGCGGCCACGGGCGCCGACGCCGACGTCGCGACGATCTTCACCCATGCGTCGGGCGCCATCTCTACGTCGATCACCTCATCGCGTTCGGCCGGACCCAACACCGCCCACATCATCGGGACCGAGGCGCGCATCGACATCGATCGCACCTGGTACGCCCCCACGAGTTTCCGTGTGATCGCACCGGACGGCACCGTGATCGAGGACTACGTCAGCGACATCGCGGGCCGCGGGATGCAGTTCCAGGCACTCGCCGCCGAGGAGATCGTCGCGCGCGGCGAGACCGACAGCCCGCTGCTCGGGATCGACGAGACCGTGGCGATCATGGCGACCCTGGACGAGATCCGCACCCAGATCGGCGTCCGCTACCCCGGGGAGAAGTGA
- a CDS encoding NYN domain-containing protein, which produces MADPHGRVAVYLDFDNIVMSWYDRVHGRNSYARDRPRIVAGEGDTEITERLAAAMIDVGAIIDYAATFGTLVLTRAYADWSSPVNAVYRSQLVARAVDLVQLFPAAAYAKNGADIRLAVDAVEDMFRLDDLTHVVIVAGDSDYVPLAQRCKRLGRFVVGIGVAGSTAKSLAAACDQFHAYDALPGIPAPAVTEKPETARSRSRKKTVDPGAELLQRALRLESDRAGEDWQHASAVKSLIKRLDPSFSEKAYGFRSFSEFVKAHADVAEVDESGHIVLVRLAGEKT; this is translated from the coding sequence ATGGCCGATCCGCACGGCCGTGTGGCCGTCTACCTCGACTTCGACAACATCGTCATGTCGTGGTACGACCGGGTGCACGGCCGCAACTCCTACGCCCGCGACCGTCCCCGCATCGTCGCCGGCGAGGGCGACACCGAGATCACCGAGCGACTGGCAGCGGCCATGATCGACGTCGGCGCGATCATCGACTACGCCGCCACCTTCGGCACTCTCGTGCTGACCCGCGCGTACGCCGACTGGTCGTCGCCGGTCAACGCGGTGTACCGATCCCAGCTCGTGGCCCGCGCGGTCGACCTCGTGCAGCTCTTCCCGGCCGCGGCGTACGCGAAGAACGGCGCCGACATCCGGCTGGCCGTCGACGCGGTGGAGGACATGTTCCGCCTCGACGACCTCACCCACGTCGTGATCGTGGCCGGCGACTCCGACTACGTCCCGTTGGCTCAGCGCTGCAAACGACTCGGCCGTTTCGTCGTCGGCATCGGGGTGGCGGGGTCCACCGCGAAGTCCCTCGCCGCCGCGTGCGACCAGTTCCATGCGTACGACGCCCTTCCCGGCATCCCCGCTCCGGCGGTGACCGAGAAGCCGGAGACCGCACGCAGCCGGTCGCGGAAGAAGACCGTCGACCCCGGAGCCGAGCTCCTTCAGCGGGCGCTGCGGCTGGAGAGCGACCGCGCGGGCGAGGACTGGCAGCATGCATCGGCGGTGAAGAGCCTCATCAAGCGCCTGGATCCGTCCTTCAGCGAGAAGGCCTACGGCTTCCGCAGCTTCTCGGAGTTCGTCAAAGCCCACGCCGACGTCGCCGAGGTCGACGAGTCGGGCCACATCGTGCTCGTCCGCCTCGCGGGCGAGAAGACCTGA
- a CDS encoding ROK family transcriptional regulator has protein sequence MIRRETPPGSQSSLREANRARLLETLKRHGRMTQVELAGITGLSPATVSNIVKELVASGVLHTSITSRSGRRATLVSLARQLGLVAGAHFSSRQLHIAISDVTRTVVSQSSLPLPLDHRHDAELDRLALLLGDMMDSLGGAVDDLLAVGLALPAPIDPRTGIVSAAGILRGWENVDIATSLAARIQRPVLVDSEANLGALAEAREGVSRDVPSSVYLRVGHTISAGMVVAGELFRGVNGKAGQIGHVTIDENGPICRCSNRGCLETYAGGPALLSLFPPGEGMRRLSDLIQAAESGDGSARRVIADAGRHIGIAAASLCNLLDPGLIVVGGELAEAGETLMAPMRHSLERTALAAGNGLPEIVASSFGEWTETRGAIAAALDAVAFDHVAVDSGVDRATA, from the coding sequence GTGATCCGCCGAGAGACGCCGCCGGGCTCGCAGTCGTCACTGCGTGAAGCCAACCGTGCGCGCCTGCTCGAGACGCTGAAGCGTCATGGACGGATGACACAGGTCGAGCTCGCCGGCATCACCGGCCTGTCACCGGCGACCGTCTCGAACATCGTCAAGGAGCTCGTCGCCTCCGGGGTGCTGCACACCTCCATCACCTCGCGGAGCGGTCGCCGGGCCACGCTGGTCTCGCTCGCCCGGCAACTGGGCCTCGTCGCCGGAGCGCACTTCAGCTCGCGACAGCTGCACATCGCCATCTCGGATGTCACGCGCACCGTCGTCAGCCAGAGCTCGCTCCCCCTCCCCCTCGACCACCGGCACGATGCCGAGCTCGACCGTCTCGCGCTGCTCCTCGGCGACATGATGGACTCCCTCGGCGGCGCGGTCGACGATCTCCTCGCCGTCGGGCTCGCCCTTCCCGCCCCGATCGACCCGCGAACCGGTATAGTCAGCGCCGCCGGGATCCTCCGCGGCTGGGAGAACGTCGACATCGCGACATCGCTCGCCGCCCGCATCCAGCGTCCGGTCCTCGTGGACAGCGAAGCCAATCTCGGAGCACTCGCCGAGGCCCGCGAGGGGGTGTCGAGAGACGTCCCGTCGTCGGTGTACCTCCGTGTCGGACACACGATCAGCGCGGGGATGGTCGTCGCCGGCGAGCTGTTCCGGGGTGTCAACGGCAAGGCCGGTCAGATCGGCCACGTCACGATCGACGAGAACGGGCCCATCTGCCGCTGCAGCAACCGTGGATGCCTCGAGACCTACGCAGGCGGTCCGGCGCTTCTGTCCCTCTTCCCGCCCGGGGAGGGCATGCGACGTCTCAGCGACCTCATCCAGGCCGCCGAGTCCGGCGACGGCAGCGCACGGCGGGTCATTGCCGATGCCGGTCGGCACATCGGCATCGCTGCGGCGAGCCTGTGCAACCTCCTCGATCCCGGGCTGATCGTGGTGGGCGGCGAACTCGCCGAGGCGGGCGAGACTCTGATGGCACCGATGCGGCACTCGCTGGAGCGCACCGCGCTGGCCGCGGGCAACGGCCTGCCCGAGATCGTCGCGAGCTCGTTCGGGGAGTGGACCGAGACGCGGGGAGCCATCGCCGCCGCGCTCGACGCCGTCGCCTTCGATCATGTCGCGGTCGACAGCGGAGTCGATCGCGCCACCGCGTGA
- a CDS encoding sugar ABC transporter substrate-binding protein, whose protein sequence is MTSALRRAGAALLAAVIALGAAGCASPTGGEEGTIALLLPDAKTARYETFDRPYFEERVAELGDFRVLYSNADQDAAKQQQQAEAALTGGAGVLVLDPVDANAAVTIVREANAQGVPVISYDRLVAGGDLAYYVSFDNEKVGQLQAAALTEAVAADIAAVEPETEQRGILMVNGSPTDSNAALFKSGAQRVIDEAGLTVLSSFDTPEWSPDLAQEWVAGQIAQFGDRIAAVYAANDATAGGAVAALRAGSVTPFPIVTGQDAELTAIQRILTGDQYMTVYKAIRPQAERAAEVAVALLRGEEVNAPLEIEGTPTTLLDPVAVTVDDIADTVVADGFWTIDDICTAEYAAACEQAGLR, encoded by the coding sequence ATGACCTCCGCTCTCCGCCGCGCCGGCGCGGCCCTCCTCGCGGCGGTGATCGCGCTGGGAGCGGCAGGCTGCGCTTCGCCGACGGGTGGCGAGGAGGGAACGATTGCGCTTCTCCTCCCCGATGCCAAGACCGCGCGGTACGAGACCTTCGACCGCCCGTACTTCGAAGAGCGCGTGGCGGAGCTCGGCGACTTCCGTGTGCTGTACTCCAATGCCGATCAGGATGCCGCCAAGCAGCAGCAGCAGGCGGAGGCCGCACTCACCGGGGGCGCGGGGGTTCTCGTGCTCGACCCGGTCGACGCCAACGCCGCCGTCACGATCGTCCGGGAGGCGAACGCGCAGGGTGTTCCGGTGATCTCGTACGACCGTCTCGTCGCCGGGGGCGATCTGGCTTACTATGTCTCGTTCGACAACGAGAAGGTGGGTCAGCTGCAGGCGGCCGCGCTCACCGAGGCCGTGGCCGCGGACATCGCCGCGGTCGAACCCGAGACGGAGCAGAGAGGCATCCTGATGGTGAACGGCTCGCCGACCGACAGCAATGCCGCGCTGTTCAAATCAGGCGCCCAGAGGGTCATCGACGAGGCGGGACTGACCGTCCTGTCGTCCTTCGACACACCCGAGTGGAGCCCCGACCTCGCCCAGGAGTGGGTCGCCGGTCAGATCGCCCAGTTCGGCGATCGCATCGCAGCGGTCTACGCCGCGAACGATGCCACGGCGGGGGGTGCGGTAGCGGCGCTGCGCGCAGGAAGCGTCACGCCATTCCCCATCGTGACCGGCCAGGATGCCGAGCTGACCGCCATCCAGCGGATCCTCACCGGCGACCAGTACATGACGGTGTACAAGGCGATCCGGCCCCAGGCCGAGCGTGCCGCCGAGGTGGCGGTCGCGCTGCTGCGGGGCGAAGAGGTGAACGCGCCGCTTGAGATCGAGGGCACGCCGACGACCCTCCTCGACCCGGTCGCCGTGACCGTGGACGACATCGCCGACACCGTCGTCGCCGACGGATTCTGGACGATCGACGACATCTGCACCGCCGAGTACGCCGCAGCCTGCGAGCAGGCGGGCCTGCGATGA
- a CDS encoding ATP-binding cassette domain-containing protein, whose product MTGGMTAPKPRPRERVLTMEGIGKRFGAVRALSDVDFWVDEGEVVALVGDNGAGKSTLVKILAGVYTADAGVIEFDGAPVRLTSPADAQELGIATVFQDLALCDNLDVVANLWLGRELVSGRRLNEVEMEQRTWTLLRELAAKLPSVRVPVASLSGGQRQTVAIARSLIGDPRVVILDEPTAALGVAQTAEVLNLIERLRERGHGVILISHNMADVMAVADRAVVLRLGRNNGEYDVADITTETLISAITGATADAPVRPAPAPEQATPGRIIPLPTDRPRRRPRAQDIDG is encoded by the coding sequence ATGACCGGCGGGATGACGGCGCCCAAGCCCCGCCCCCGGGAGCGTGTGCTGACCATGGAGGGCATCGGCAAGCGGTTCGGCGCCGTGCGCGCCCTCAGCGATGTGGACTTCTGGGTCGACGAGGGCGAAGTCGTCGCCCTCGTCGGTGACAACGGCGCCGGCAAGTCGACGCTGGTGAAGATCCTCGCGGGTGTGTACACCGCCGATGCCGGCGTGATCGAGTTCGACGGCGCACCGGTGCGGCTCACCAGCCCCGCAGACGCGCAGGAGCTCGGCATCGCCACGGTCTTCCAGGACCTCGCCCTGTGCGACAACCTCGACGTCGTGGCGAACCTGTGGCTCGGGCGCGAACTGGTCTCGGGACGCCGCCTGAACGAGGTGGAGATGGAGCAGCGGACCTGGACGCTGCTGCGCGAGCTCGCCGCCAAGCTCCCTTCGGTGCGGGTGCCGGTGGCCTCGCTCTCGGGCGGTCAGCGCCAGACCGTCGCGATCGCCCGTTCGCTGATCGGCGACCCGCGGGTGGTGATCCTCGACGAGCCGACGGCAGCGCTCGGCGTGGCGCAGACGGCCGAGGTGCTGAACCTCATCGAGCGGCTGCGTGAACGCGGGCACGGCGTCATCCTGATCAGTCACAACATGGCCGACGTCATGGCCGTCGCCGACCGCGCGGTCGTCCTGCGACTGGGGCGCAACAACGGCGAGTACGACGTCGCCGACATCACCACCGAGACGCTCATCTCCGCGATCACCGGGGCCACCGCCGACGCGCCGGTGCGCCCCGCGCCGGCGCCCGAGCAGGCGACTCCCGGTCGCATCATCCCCCTCCCCACCGATCGCCCCCGCCGACGTCCGCGCGCGCAGGACATCGACGGATGA